GACGTTCTTACTTATTCTTTTTTGGGAATGATACCCCAGGAAGTTACAATCCAGGGACAGACTACAATTAATATAACCCTGTTAACCGAGACAAAAATGCTTGACGAAGTGGTTGTCACAGCATTGACAATTAAGCGTCAGGAACGGTCACTGGGGTATTCGCAGCAGCGGATTGAAGGAAACCAGGTAAGTGAGGCAAAGGAAAATAACCTGGTGAGCCTGCTTTCTGGAAAAGTAGCAGGTATTCAAATCACACCACCGCAGACAACTACAGGTTCAAGCCGTATTGTAATAAGAGGTGCCAATTCATTATCGGGGAATAACCAACCTTTATTTGTGGTTGACGGAGTGCCAGTCGACAACTCCGGCACTGAACTGGCCACCTGGAGTACCGGAACCCAGCTCGACTATGGCAATAACGCCGGTTCGATTAATCCGGATGACATTGCGGAAATCCAGGTACTTAAGGGTGCCAATGCGGCTGCCCTTTACGGATCGCGTGCGGCAAACGGTGTCATCATGATCACTACAAAACAGGGATCTAAACAAAACGGGCTCAAAGTAAACCTTAATTCGAGTGATTCATGGAGTAAGATTATTGAGTATCCCGATTACCAGAACGTTTACGGGTCAGGTGCTGATTTTAATTTTACACGTGACCAGTACGGTATGCCCAATATGGCCGACTGGTACAGGAGCTGGGGCCCGAAGATGCAGGGACAGGAAGTGATCCGTCTTGACGGAACTGTTGGCAAATATGTTCCCCAGCCCGATAATGTGAAGAATTTTTACCAGACTGCCCGGTCCCTGTCAAATTCAATTTCAGTTGAAGGAGGAAACGAAGCGCTGTTATACCGTTTGTCATATACGAATCTGAATTCAAACAGCATAGTTCCGAAATGCAATGTGGATAACCGTCATACTCTTAACCTAAGGGGAAGTATAAACAAAGACCGGTTTAAGATCGATTCGAAGATCACCTATACCCTTGATAAGGTCGATAAGAGAATGTACAACAATGGCAATGTCAGGAACCCGGCAAATGTATTCATTTTTATGCCCCGCGATCTGTCGCTTGAAACCATGAAACATTACAAAGATGCCGACGGAAGCGAAATCACAACCGAACATGAAGGTTTCAGGAATCCTTACTGGGCTATTTATGAAGATCCCAACCAGGATCAGCGCGACAGGATTGAAGGATTTCTCGCCCCGGAATATAAACTTACCGATTGGCTCACCCTGGCAGGCCGGCTGGGAACCGACATGATATTTTTCCAGGGATACAATGCCACAACCAAAGGCAGTTCAGTAGATCCCGACGGGTATTATTCCACATTCCAGAACTATAACAGGGAGATCAATGCCCAGTTTATGGCGCTTGCACAAAAGACTTTCGGCGATCTGGATTTATCAGCCAACTTTGGCGGGAACATTTCTGACAGGCAGGCGAAGAATAACAGGTCTACTATCAACAGTTTAATCCAAAGCGATTTATTTACAATTACAAATTCAAACGACAGACCTGTTGTTAGCCAGTATACCGGTCATAAAAGAATCAATTCACTCTTCGGGTCATTTGTGGCAGGTTATAAAAACTTTGCGTTTCTTGAGCTGACAGGAAGAAATGACTGGTCCTCAGCATTGCTTAATAAGAACGGGATGAACTCCTATTTTTATCCTTCGGCGAACCTGAGTTTTGTAGTAAGTGACATTTTCAAGCTTCCTGAATTCATTTCATTCAGTAAAGTAAGGCTTTCATGGGCTAAGGCAGGAAATGACATGGATGCTTACCGCCTGCGTAACTATTACCAGTTCAGCGGTTCATTCAACGGACAGACGCTTGCTTCTCCCAATATAGTCAGTTATAACGAAGGAATCAAACCGGAAGAAACGACATCGAAGGAAATCGGACTTGATGCAAGTTTCGTCGACAGGAGGATAAACCTGGATGTTACATACTATAAGAGTTCGACTGTGAACCAGATCTTTGAGGCCCGTATGCCGGCTTCTTCAGGATATGATTCGAAAATATTCAATGCCGGCGAAATTCAGAACAAGGGGATTGAAATTACGCTTAACGTAATCCCTGTTGTAAAGGATGACTGGCGATGGGAAATGACCTTCAACTATGCAAAGAATAACTCGCTTGTGGTTTCGATGATTGATGGTAAAGACCAGTTTGAGCTAAATTCATGGTGGAAGGTACAGGTTGTGGCTGAAGTAGGCCAGCCTTACGGGGTCATGAGGGGTGTCGGCTGGGCACGCGATGAACAGGGACGTAAACTGGTTTATGGTGAGGAATCGCCGATGAACCTCAGAGGTCGCCCCATTCCCGAAGAAAACCGCCTGATAGGAAATGCAACACCTGACTGGACAGGTAGTTTTTCATCAACCCTGAGATACAAAAACTTATCGGTCAGAACATTGCTTGATGCAAAAATTGGTGGCGATATGTTTTCCGCAACCTATCTTAAAGGAACCGTCTGGGGAACATTTGCCAATACACTGCCGGGCAGGAACGATTATTTCATCAACAATTTTGTCTATGGCCAGGATCCGACCCTGGGTGAAGTGCGGGGCGGAATTCTCCTGAAGGATGCCTATACACCCGATGGCCGGAAGAATTCATATTATATAAACCCGAATAACTGGTACCTGGCCGATCGTGACCTGATACAGGAATTGTCATTCTTTGATGCTTCCTATATCAAGCTGCGTGAAGTAGTGCTATCCTATACCCTTCCTGTTGCGATACTCAAGAGCACTTTTATTAAAAACGCCTCAGTGGGTGTTTTTGGCAGAAACCTGGCGATTTTGTACCGCAACACACCAAAAGGGCTTGATCCTGAAGCCAGTACCAACGCAGGCAACGGACAGGGGATCGAATTCGGCTCTCTGCCGCCAATGGGAACTTTCGGTATAAATGTCAATCTGGAATTTTAAAAATAGCAAGATGAAAAGGAAATTATTCTTCATAATACTTGGATTTATTGCATTTGTCTCCTGCACAAAGGATTTCGACACGATCAATACAAATCCGAATGTGGCTGAAAAAGTGGATCCCGATTTCCTGTTTCCCACTTCAGTCGTAAACACAGCCCGGTTGCTCGAAGACATTGAATATGAAGCAGGCTGGACCTATGGAATGTACTGGACTGAAAGCGGTGGTGCCTTTGTTAATTTCGGAACAGTGGACGTTACCCTCGAAGGTTGGTGGAGGAGATTCTATATCAACTGCCTCACCGGTCTTTCTAAAATCGATCAGATGTATGCCGCTGACTCGAATTACACCAATCGTGTGCTGGTTGCCAAAATCTGGGAATCTTATATATACTCCCAGATGATTTCATTCTGGGGGCCAGTACCCTTTTCGGATGCAATAAACGAGCAGGTAACTTCATCATATGACAGTGAATCCGAAATATACCATACACTGATCAATAATCTCATTGCCTGCTCTGATTCATTGAATCCGGATGGGGATACTTATATGCAGGCCGCTGATCTTATTTACGGGGGTGACCTTGTGAAGTGGAAAAAGTTTGCCAGGTCGCTTGCTTTAAGGCTGACCATGCAGATTTATAATACTGACAGTGAGTTTGCCGGTCCCGTACTTACAGAACTTCTTGCTGAACCTGATAACCTGATATCATCGAATGATGATAATGCCATTTTCAGGTGGTATGCAGGATCTGAACAATGGAATCCGCTGTATCAGCGGTTCATTTACAGCCCGGGTGACCGTAAAGTGAACATCAGCGAGTTTTTATACATGTATTTGGCTCCCTACAATGACCCACGGCTTTCATTATATGCTGAAGCAGCCGCTGCAAACGGTGAATATTCAGGAAGGCCGATAACCAAAGCAGGAATTCCTGCCGGTGCCGATATTAATCCTAACCCTCATGCCGGCAGGTCTGACAACGACTATTCGAAACCCGGTGACATGTGGTTTGCCGAAGAAGGTTACTTCTCGCTGCTCATGTACCCCGAAGTTTGCTTCCTGAGAGCCGAGGCTGCCTATCTCGGCCTTTCAGCCGAATCGGCAAAGACCATGTATTATGCAGGGATTGATGCATCTCTGAAAATGTTCGGCAAAGAAAATAAGGCTGAACTGTATAAAGCTGTTGGCGGAGTCACGTGGGGCACTTATGGTGCAGGAACAACCGATTGGATCGGTGCCATTCTTCCGCAATACAAGTTTACAAGTGAAATCAAAAATCCATATAAGCAAATCATCATCCAATCGTGGCTGGCTATGTATCCGAGGGGACTTGATGCATGGACACTTTTCAGAAGGACTGGAATTGTTCAATTACCGGTGATCTTTTCATCTGATCCGTCCAATACTGAAATTCCGGTATCCAGCCCGTTGCCTGAAAGGTTTAAGTATCCCAACGAAGAGAGGGTTTATAACAGTGCCGGGTATAATGAGGGTGTTTCATACCTCGAAGCCGGGGATCTCATGTATACACCTTTGATGTTCAGCGAAAACAAATAAGTAAAACAATCTAAAAAATTCATCAGATGAAAATAGCCATTCGAACATTGATCAGCATTGTAGTTGCGATTAGTGCCCTGTACGGATGTAAAAAGGATGATCTTTCGGAAGATCTTCTTAAACCCTGGAAAGCCCCGGAAACTGAACTCAAAGCCGATATTACGCTGGGCGCATATTATACCCTTTCCTTTAAGGATACAAACTGGCTGAATATAGATCCGTTATACCTGCCTGACCTGGGCAAGTATAATTCAGCAGATCCTGCTGTGCTTGAGCAACATGTCACCTGGGCGCTTGCATCAGGTATCGATTTCTGGATTTGTTCCCATAATGCATTCAATGACAGTATTATGCTGAATGTATTCCCGTCGGTACCCGGCATGTCCGATTTGCAGGTAGCACTTGACCTGAGCCTGTCGACTCAGAATAACGTAATGGATTTCAACGATTCGGCCGATATTCAGAGGGTCATTGCTGATTTTAAGACAATGAAACCGGTTTTTGAAATGCCTAACTACCTGAAAATAGATGGTAAACCGGTTGTCGTTTTACAAAGTGCCTATAATTACGAGCCGCGCCCTCTCAGCAGTGATAGTACGGATACCCGTGTTCAGGGAATGCTTGACCTGAGAGCAGTGCTGAAAGACAGTACCGGCTATGATTATTACTTCATTGCCAATTACATTACTTTCAATAATCCTGATCGCTACCCTGAATACCTGGGGGCTTTCGACGCCTTAACAACAAACATGTTCACCGATCGTAAAGCCCTGAGTAATTCGTTGAATGAAAACATTGACCTGGCATGGGCCCACTGGAATGATGTTTTGAACAGCCAGGACGTAGCTTTTGTTCCGGGCATCTTTCCCGGCAGGAATGATACGCTGAACACGCGCACTGATGTGCTTCCGAGAAGTGAAGCCTTTTTCACCGACCAGTGTAAACTCGCTAAGCATTATATGAATGATAACGCACGGATCATAATAATCAATTCATTTAACAACTGGAATTCAGGCACCCAGGTTGAACCTGCCAATACCTACGGAGAATCTTACCTTGAAATTCTCAGTCACGAACTCAAGGTACAATAAACTGAAACCATGGTAATCAAACTAGTATAATTAAACTTTCTATTTATGAGAAAACTTTCACTATTACTCCTGTTTTTCTTGCTGCTTGTGCCGCTTGCCCGTGGGCAGGTGACGATAGGCGCAACGGATTATGGATCAGATCTGCAATCGGCAATCAATGCCGCTGCCGATAATGATCATATCACTATCACAGGCACACTCAGCCTCAACGGTAACGTTGATCTGGGCGGAGGTGTCAATACACTTACGATTGACGGTGAATCTTCAGCAAAAATTATATTCACCGCGGCTGCCCGTTTCATTTTTGAGCAGGCAAAAACCAGAACACTGAAGAACCTGGTTATTGATGGTGATTCGGTGGCCGATCGGGGTGGCGTTATTAAAATGGGCAATGCTGCTAATCTTACACTTGATGGCGTTACGATAGACGGAGGCCGTTCCGGTTCTCATGGCGGTGCCATTGCAGTCTCAGGTTCAACGCTTACTCTCCGTAACAGTACATTATCTGATAACCGGAGTGCGCTGAGCGGAGGTGCAATATTCGCCGAAGGAAATTCCTCTGTATCACTTTATGGCAGCAAGTTCCTGAACAACCGGGCTGCGGCATTTGCTGACGGTGCTGACGGTAAAGGAGCGGCAATTGCCATGATCGGATCCAACACCCCCGGGATGTATGCAGAAGGATGCCTTTTTTATGGTAATTATTCAAGGAATCACGGCGGTGTATTCATCTTCGAAAATTCAACGGGTTTACTCGTAAACTGTACCCTGGCAAAGAACAAAACCCTGAACGCCGGTGGTGTTGCATTTCTGTGGGGACCCGTTCATCTGAAATTTGTAAACAGCACTCTTGCATATAATACAACGGGAGGAAATACAAACAGCCCGTGTATCAAGAATATTCAGAATACCAATGTGCTTGAATTCGACAATTGCATCCTGTACGAAAATCGTGATGAAAACGGTTCCGGAAATGAACTGGATATACAATCGGATGTTGCACATACAATTACCGTTAATAATTCAATATTAAGCGGTTATACGAGTAATCTTACTATCAATGGCACCGGGAATATTACAGGTGCCGATATAATTAATCCGGGCCTCGCTTCCGATATCAATACATCGGGCGTTCTGTCCCTGTCGGGTAACAGCCAGGCCGTTAACCTGGGAAACGGAAGTTTTCTGACAACATTAAGCATTACGACCGATCAATCGGGAAAGACACGAAACTTCGCAGGCGGAAAAGTTGACGCCGGTGCTTATGAGCTGAACGCATCGTCGGGCAGCGGTTTCGTGACCTTAAACGGAACCGGTTACGGAGCCGATTTTGGCGGGGCAATGATTGCCGCGACAAACGGCGATACGGTGAAAGTATTCGGAGTAATCGATGTCACTTCATCAAAAGATATTGACGCCGGGGGAAACCGTGTTGTAATTAAGGGATATGACGGTGCCACATTCAGGTTCTCAAGCGCAGGTGCAGCCGGAGCCGGTTCAAGGTTTGTCTGGGCTAACAATGCCAATACCGGAGTTGAAAGGACTTTCATTGACATTGACTTCATAGGCGACCCGAAAGGTCAGGCTGACCAGGGAGCTATTATTACCATGACAAAACCAGGCACTCTTAACCTGGTAAATGTGACAATGACCGGTGGGTATACAACAGCCGGTAGCGGTGGTGCCATCCGAATTACATCAAACGGTGCCATACTGAATGCGACCCATTGTACTTTCTCAAACAATAAGGCATGGAGCAATGGTGGTGCCATTTACGTGAACAATAACGCACTTGTTGTTGCAAGGGATTGCCGCTTTTTGAGCAACCAGGCCGCTTTGAGACTCACTGACGGTAAAGGCGGCGCTATTGCAGTAAATGCATCGCCGTTAAACGGTTTGTGGGCCGACAAATGTGCGTTCATTGGCAACAGGTCATTTAACCACGGTGGCGTTTTCATCTTCGAAAATTCGAAAGCCACTGTTATGAATTCAACCATATACGGTGACACCTGTAAAAATGCTGGCGCAGTGGCCTTCATATGGAACACGGCTAATGTTACCTTCATTAACAATACAGTGGCTTTCAATGTCACACAGGCTTCAGTTGGCGATGGTCCGGGTTTGAAGAGCAACCAGGCCGTAAACAGCATTACAATCCGCAATTGCTTCTTCTATAAAAACCAGGGAATCACCGATGGCCTTTATGGTGATATTTCATGCAATGAAGCCAATACAAACATCAACCTTTCAGGAACCATATTGCAGGGCGGATTCAATGCGAATACGGTAACCACCGGTGGAATGAATATAGTAGGCAGTTCTCTGGTGAAACCGGGTATTTCAGAATCACTTAACGGTGATTATATGCTGCCGCTGATTGACAGCACGAGCCAGGCTGTAAACCTCGGTGACACTACAGGTATTTCGGCATGGATAGCAAAAGACCAGAGGAACTTCACGAGGAACTTCCAGTTCGGAAAAGCAGATGCCGGGGCTTATGAAATGGCCGGAGTAACCGGTCCCATGCCGGGCGGCAATTACCCTGATTCCTCTGCATTCAAATCGTATACCGGCTTGTCCATGAGCGGCTACCAGGGTTGGTTCTCGGCTCAGGGTGACGGTTCAGGACAAAACTGGGTACATTATGCAAAGAACGGTACTTTCGGTCCGGGCTCCTGCGTAATTGATTACTGGCCGGATATGCGTGAAGCAACCAGTTCTGAAAAATTCAGTACCTCCTTCCTGAAAGGATCGGATACGGCTTATGTATATAGTCCGTATATTCCGGCCACTGTAAGCAGGCATTTCCGCTGGATGAAAGAATACGGCGTTGATGGTGTGTTCATGCAGCGATTCGTGGTGGATATTATGAATCCGGCAACAAAAGAACGCCTTAACCAGGTTCTGATTAATGCCATTCAGGCTGCAAAAGCCAATCACAGGGCAATAAGCGTTATGTATGACCTGAGCGGTATCGATACGACTTCGCGTTCAGCACAGGAATATCTCGACATAATCAAGAACGACTGGAATGAATTAAAGAATTCAGTAGGTATATTTAATTATGGAGACGGTATCAAAGGTGAAAATCAGCCGATGCTTTACCACAGTTCAAAAGCTAACGGTGGCAAACCCTACCCACTGGTTACCATTTGGGGAGCCGGCTTCAATGATGGAAGAAAATACAATACAGGCTTTGTGTCCAGGGTTGTTGATATCTTCCAGAACGACGACATGCTTGGCGGTTGCGCTGTAATGCTTGGTGTACCTACATACTGGAGAAACGGCGGAAGTGATGTGGTTACAGGAGCCGAGTATACACAGCTGATCAACCTGATTAAGAAAGTTGATATTGTACTTCCATGGCACACAGGGCGTTTCAACCGTACCGACTTCACTGGTTCAACCTATCAGAACCTCGTATCGGGCGACGTAACCTGGTGCAATACAAATGATGTGGATTATGTACCGGTCATCTCACCGGGCTTCTCCTGGAAAAACCTCAAGGGAGACGCATCACTCACAGGAAAGCCGAGAGAAAACGGTATGTACTACTGGGATATGGCAAAAGCAGCTATCAATTGCGGTGTAAAGATGCTGTATACCGGGATGTTCGATGAAATGAACGAAGGGACACAGATCTTTAAAGTGGATAACAATCCTCCTTCGAATGCAATTCCATTCCTGACTTACAGCCCAAATGCGCAGGATCACTACCTGTGGATAAGCGGTGAAATCAGGCGAGCCCTTAACGGTGAAAGCACAATGGGTAATGAACTGCCTGTAAGAGCCAGTGCAACAGGGTTCACATCAACATATGGTTTCACCAGAAGCGACAGTATAGTGGGCCGCACACTGGTGGCGTTAAACCAGGCAACATCGGATCATAAAGTATATTATGCCGATCCTTATTCTGTACCGGACGGAGCACCGACAGTGAATGCAAAACGCGACACCTCTTTGTTCAGAAATGAATTAAAGTTGATTGCCGATACGATCGATCTGAAATCATATGACCAATACTTACGGTTGGTTGAAGTGGATGCCAGTGATAAGGTTGTAGGTTATAAAGCTATCCTGCTTGATACAGCCGTTCTCGGCAGTATCGCAGATTCCACAGGTTTTACCGATCTTTCGGTGAACTTCAGGCCCAGTTATACGCAGGTGGGCTATACAGTCCTGCAGGGCAATCCTGACCAGGGAAATACCTATTGGGCTGCATCCATCCAGGAAACTTCAGATTTTTCCGGTATGTTTTACAGGACATCCAGGGATACGAGCGTATTTAATGTTCCGATGAGTACATTAAGTACAGGTATTTCAGTGGCTGAAGGCGATTACATCCCGGTAATTGAAGTGAATTCCGATGACCAGGTTCTTGGTTTCAAAGTATTCAGGATAACCAAACCGCAGATCGGACGGCTTGTCAATCCATCAACCGATTTGCTGCATTCATCTTTCCAGGTTACCTATGCTGATCCTGTAGCGAAACTCAACATTAATACAGCTGAAGGCTATATTCTCTATCGTACCGGTTTAGCTGCTGCTGCTGCAGATCTGCCATTTTATGGTGCACCATACAGCAATTACAGCAATGTTTTCAATACAGTTGCTGTAACGGGTGAATTTAAATACATCACCGGACAGGTCATATCGTTTATAGAGATTAAAGACGGTGCTATAGTCGGATATGGTAAATATGTTTTGAACCCGATTCCCCAGGTTTCGGTTCAGTTGAAAGCTGATCCCGACCTTGATCTGGGTAATCACAGTATCATATCATTGGGCGAAGCTGCACCGGCAGGACATAAGGTATATCTCTACCCTGCTGCTAATCCCACGGATGAAACGCCAAGAATCGGCCTTGATTATGCCGAAATTGCACCGCTGTATTCACAGCAGGTTACTGCTACAGGTGTTTCTGTTGCAGCAAAAGCCAATGATATTTACTTCCTTGTGGAAACCGATGCAGGAAACTCTGTTATTGGTTTTACCGCGCTTACATTGGCTCCTGAAGATATCAGTATCTTTGCTGATCCCGCGGTTCACAAACTTCAATCAACTTATTCAGTTGATGTGATTGGTAAAACCACATCCGGTAAGATTGATGTAAGTGTAACTCCTGCAGCCGGTCATACTGTTTACATTTCCGATGTAATGGCAGAAATTTCAAGGATGCCGGTTTACAGGTCCAAAACAGCGAATAATCCCGAATTGCATGCTTATTCCACTTCGGTTTCTTTGGATGCTTCGATGGGAAACAACCTTATAATTGCTGAATATGACAATGCGGGTGAACTCACTGGTATTGCTATAGAAGAAGCAAGGGACAGTGTGTTGCAGGTTTATTACGTAGCCGAAACGGGTAATGATGCCAATAACGGTACGAAGTATAATCCTTATAAAACGCTGGAAAAGGCCCTGACGCATGTTACGGGGATAACTCCGCTTGACAGTGCAATTACTATTCATGTGAGCGGTACCATACAGTTACAGCCCCCGGCAG
The window above is part of the Bacteroidales bacterium genome. Proteins encoded here:
- a CDS encoding SusD/RagB family nutrient-binding outer membrane lipoprotein; amino-acid sequence: MKRKLFFIILGFIAFVSCTKDFDTINTNPNVAEKVDPDFLFPTSVVNTARLLEDIEYEAGWTYGMYWTESGGAFVNFGTVDVTLEGWWRRFYINCLTGLSKIDQMYAADSNYTNRVLVAKIWESYIYSQMISFWGPVPFSDAINEQVTSSYDSESEIYHTLINNLIACSDSLNPDGDTYMQAADLIYGGDLVKWKKFARSLALRLTMQIYNTDSEFAGPVLTELLAEPDNLISSNDDNAIFRWYAGSEQWNPLYQRFIYSPGDRKVNISEFLYMYLAPYNDPRLSLYAEAAAANGEYSGRPITKAGIPAGADINPNPHAGRSDNDYSKPGDMWFAEEGYFSLLMYPEVCFLRAEAAYLGLSAESAKTMYYAGIDASLKMFGKENKAELYKAVGGVTWGTYGAGTTDWIGAILPQYKFTSEIKNPYKQIIIQSWLAMYPRGLDAWTLFRRTGIVQLPVIFSSDPSNTEIPVSSPLPERFKYPNEERVYNSAGYNEGVSYLEAGDLMYTPLMFSENK
- a CDS encoding glycoside hydrolase family 99-like domain-containing protein, with product MKIAIRTLISIVVAISALYGCKKDDLSEDLLKPWKAPETELKADITLGAYYTLSFKDTNWLNIDPLYLPDLGKYNSADPAVLEQHVTWALASGIDFWICSHNAFNDSIMLNVFPSVPGMSDLQVALDLSLSTQNNVMDFNDSADIQRVIADFKTMKPVFEMPNYLKIDGKPVVVLQSAYNYEPRPLSSDSTDTRVQGMLDLRAVLKDSTGYDYYFIANYITFNNPDRYPEYLGAFDALTTNMFTDRKALSNSLNENIDLAWAHWNDVLNSQDVAFVPGIFPGRNDTLNTRTDVLPRSEAFFTDQCKLAKHYMNDNARIIIINSFNNWNSGTQVEPANTYGESYLEILSHELKVQ
- a CDS encoding SusC/RagA family TonB-linked outer membrane protein, whose protein sequence is MKQLLLMLLLQIPLLGFSQESRISGKVVDQDNIPVAGVYVLIKGTQSGAVTDVNGDYSLNAKQGDVLTYSFLGMIPQEVTIQGQTTINITLLTETKMLDEVVVTALTIKRQERSLGYSQQRIEGNQVSEAKENNLVSLLSGKVAGIQITPPQTTTGSSRIVIRGANSLSGNNQPLFVVDGVPVDNSGTELATWSTGTQLDYGNNAGSINPDDIAEIQVLKGANAAALYGSRAANGVIMITTKQGSKQNGLKVNLNSSDSWSKIIEYPDYQNVYGSGADFNFTRDQYGMPNMADWYRSWGPKMQGQEVIRLDGTVGKYVPQPDNVKNFYQTARSLSNSISVEGGNEALLYRLSYTNLNSNSIVPKCNVDNRHTLNLRGSINKDRFKIDSKITYTLDKVDKRMYNNGNVRNPANVFIFMPRDLSLETMKHYKDADGSEITTEHEGFRNPYWAIYEDPNQDQRDRIEGFLAPEYKLTDWLTLAGRLGTDMIFFQGYNATTKGSSVDPDGYYSTFQNYNREINAQFMALAQKTFGDLDLSANFGGNISDRQAKNNRSTINSLIQSDLFTITNSNDRPVVSQYTGHKRINSLFGSFVAGYKNFAFLELTGRNDWSSALLNKNGMNSYFYPSANLSFVVSDIFKLPEFISFSKVRLSWAKAGNDMDAYRLRNYYQFSGSFNGQTLASPNIVSYNEGIKPEETTSKEIGLDASFVDRRINLDVTYYKSSTVNQIFEARMPASSGYDSKIFNAGEIQNKGIEITLNVIPVVKDDWRWEMTFNYAKNNSLVVSMIDGKDQFELNSWWKVQVVAEVGQPYGVMRGVGWARDEQGRKLVYGEESPMNLRGRPIPEENRLIGNATPDWTGSFSSTLRYKNLSVRTLLDAKIGGDMFSATYLKGTVWGTFANTLPGRNDYFINNFVYGQDPTLGEVRGGILLKDAYTPDGRKNSYYINPNNWYLADRDLIQELSFFDASYIKLREVVLSYTLPVAILKSTFIKNASVGVFGRNLAILYRNTPKGLDPEASTNAGNGQGIEFGSLPPMGTFGINVNLEF